In one Zymobacter palmae genomic region, the following are encoded:
- the parE gene encoding DNA topoisomerase IV subunit B, translated as MSQYSASSIEVLSGLEPVRKRPGMYTDTSRPNHLVQEVVDNSVDEALAGYAHDITVRLLPDGAIEVTDDGRGMPTDIHPEHGVSGIELILTRLHAGGKFSNDNYRFSGGLHGVGVSVVNALSERLEVEVCRGGKRFAIAFAKGECIEPLREIGTCPKKRTGTVVRFWPEASYFDSPKVSVSRLRHLLRAKAVLCPGLKVTLEDASGATDVWQFADGLKDYMAQALDGYELLPPTPFMGHTEDDEHHVDWAVQWLPEGGEALQESYVNLIPTPQGGTHVNGLRSGLLDALKEFCEYRSLLPKGIKLTGDDLWERVAFVLSVKMNDPQFAGQTKERLSSRGVANAVSTGVKDAFSLWLNTHTAEAEALAELVISAAQKRLRASKKVARKKVTQGPALPGKLADCSSQDPAQCELFLVEGDSAGGSAKQARSRETQAILPLRGKILNTWEVDSQDVLASQEIHDIAVALGLDPGSDDLTRLRYHRVCILADADSDGLHIATLLCALFVRHFPALVRRGHVHVAMPPLYRIDLGKEVHYALDESERDVILKKLARRKGTPNVQRFKGLGEMNPLQLRETTMAADTRRLVQLTLEAPSETMGLMDRLLAKKRASDRRHWLEENGNMADIEV; from the coding sequence ATGAGCCAATACAGTGCCAGTTCCATCGAGGTGCTTTCAGGTCTAGAGCCGGTGCGCAAGCGCCCGGGCATGTACACCGACACCTCGCGCCCCAACCATCTCGTTCAGGAAGTCGTCGATAACAGCGTGGATGAAGCGCTGGCGGGCTATGCCCATGACATTACCGTGCGTCTGCTGCCGGATGGCGCTATCGAGGTCACCGATGACGGTCGCGGTATGCCGACCGACATTCACCCCGAGCACGGCGTCAGCGGCATTGAGCTGATCCTGACCCGCTTGCATGCGGGGGGCAAGTTCTCCAACGACAACTACCGCTTCTCTGGTGGTTTGCACGGCGTTGGGGTCTCGGTCGTCAACGCGCTGTCCGAACGGCTTGAGGTCGAAGTGTGTCGCGGCGGCAAGCGCTTTGCTATCGCCTTTGCTAAGGGCGAGTGCATCGAGCCGCTGCGCGAGATCGGCACCTGTCCGAAGAAGCGTACCGGTACCGTGGTGCGTTTCTGGCCTGAAGCCTCTTATTTCGATTCACCCAAGGTTTCCGTTTCCCGTCTGCGTCACCTACTGCGCGCCAAGGCTGTGCTGTGTCCGGGGCTGAAGGTCACGTTGGAGGATGCCAGTGGTGCCACGGATGTCTGGCAGTTTGCCGATGGCCTGAAGGACTATATGGCACAGGCACTGGACGGCTACGAGCTACTGCCGCCCACGCCGTTTATGGGGCATACCGAAGACGACGAGCACCACGTTGACTGGGCCGTGCAGTGGCTGCCGGAAGGCGGTGAGGCGCTTCAGGAGTCCTACGTCAACCTCATCCCTACCCCGCAGGGGGGAACGCATGTCAATGGTCTGCGCAGCGGACTGCTGGATGCGCTGAAGGAGTTTTGTGAATACCGCAGCCTGCTGCCCAAGGGCATCAAGCTGACCGGTGACGATCTGTGGGAGCGGGTCGCGTTCGTGCTGTCGGTTAAGATGAACGACCCGCAGTTCGCAGGGCAGACCAAGGAACGCCTGTCGTCACGGGGCGTTGCCAATGCGGTGTCTACGGGCGTAAAGGATGCCTTTTCGCTGTGGCTGAACACGCATACTGCTGAAGCCGAGGCGCTTGCCGAGCTAGTGATCAGCGCGGCGCAGAAACGTCTGCGGGCATCGAAGAAAGTCGCGCGCAAGAAGGTGACTCAGGGGCCTGCGCTGCCCGGCAAGCTGGCCGACTGTTCCAGTCAAGACCCTGCTCAGTGCGAGCTGTTCTTGGTAGAAGGGGATTCCGCGGGCGGCAGTGCCAAGCAGGCTCGTTCGCGTGAAACTCAGGCGATTCTGCCACTGCGCGGCAAGATCCTAAACACGTGGGAAGTCGATTCTCAGGACGTGCTGGCTTCGCAGGAAATTCACGACATCGCCGTAGCGCTGGGGCTTGATCCTGGCAGCGATGACCTGACGCGCCTGCGCTATCACCGCGTTTGCATTCTGGCCGATGCCGACTCGGACGGCCTGCATATTGCCACGTTGCTCTGTGCGCTGTTCGTGCGCCACTTCCCGGCGCTGGTTCGCAGGGGGCATGTGCATGTGGCTATGCCGCCCCTCTACCGCATCGATTTGGGTAAAGAAGTGCACTATGCCCTTGATGAAAGCGAGCGTGATGTCATTCTCAAGAAACTGGCGCGTCGCAAGGGAACGCCTAACGTTCAGCGCTTTAAAGGGCTGGGTGAGATGAACCCGTTGCAGTTGCGTGAAACCACCATGGCTGCGGATACGCGACGTCTGGTACAGCTGACGCTGGAGGCCCCTTCCGAAACGATGGGGCTGATGGATAGGTTGCTGGCGAAGAAGCGGGCCAGCGATCGCCGTCACTGGCTGGAAGAGAACGGCAACATGGCGGATATCGAGGTATAA
- a CDS encoding YqiA/YcfP family alpha/beta fold hydrolase yields MSVKSVLFLHGFNSHPRTFKALVTQEACRELAHPPEFSAPVLSSSPMQALAQAEAALRALTPPSLVIGSSLGGFLALCLAERHPLSAIVLLNPALDPLRFVQSQMGERFDNPVTGEQIEITPAMQQELHALSLKPPRHPERIMALLGGRDEVIDHRHTRQWLANCTLIDCPDDDHTLLSYPEYVARVLAYSGLNVASAAAA; encoded by the coding sequence ATGTCCGTTAAAAGCGTGCTGTTTCTGCACGGCTTCAACAGCCATCCCCGTACCTTCAAAGCGCTCGTGACCCAGGAAGCCTGTCGTGAACTGGCTCATCCTCCCGAATTCTCTGCGCCTGTGCTGTCCAGTTCGCCTATGCAGGCACTGGCACAGGCCGAAGCCGCGCTGCGCGCGCTGACACCTCCCTCGTTGGTGATCGGTAGCTCTTTAGGCGGTTTTCTTGCACTCTGCCTAGCAGAACGGCATCCTCTGTCAGCCATTGTCCTTTTAAATCCGGCACTTGACCCGCTTCGCTTCGTGCAGTCGCAAATGGGCGAGCGCTTCGACAACCCGGTCACCGGCGAGCAGATTGAGATCACTCCGGCCATGCAGCAAGAGCTACACGCGCTGTCACTGAAGCCTCCGCGGCACCCTGAGCGCATCATGGCGCTGCTGGGCGGACGCGATGAGGTCATTGATCATCGGCACACGCGTCAGTGGTTGGCGAACTGCACCCTGATAGATTGTCCTGACGACGATCACACGTTGCTCTCCTATCCTGAATACGTAGCCCGCGTGCTGGCGTACAGTGGATTGAACGTGGCATCTGCCGCTGCGGCGTGA
- the pgi gene encoding glucose-6-phosphate isomerase, translated as MSITQTSAWQALKDHAEHGMRDVHIKSLFAEGARFNDFSREGAGLLLDFSKQRVSKETVELLLALAREAGVEQAIAQLMRGDRINTTEDRSALHTALRLPADDELQVGDQNVVADVHAALADMERLVKSLHNGEWKGVTGKQITDVVNLGVGGSDLGPLMVSTALEGFEPAGVKHINIHFASTIDGTQLADILPTLNPETTLFVYSSKSFGTIDTKANADTALVWLGEGTGKTEKEIKAQHFIGVSTQTAKMDEWGFAPAHQLKFWDWVGGRYSLWSAIGFAIALKIGMDNFRRLLSGAHAMDEHFRHTPLENNLPVLFGLLGIWNTDFLDIRSLAVLPYDGRLRYLPGYFQQLEMESNGKSVTNDGKIVDYSTCPVLWGEVGPNGQHAFYQLLHQGTQSVACDFIAPINRYDEIEDEGLRESFKTQHRLALANCFAQSRVLMLGNDAIRDQGETPYYKRYAGNQPSSTILVDRIAPETLGALIALYEHKVFVQGIIWNINSFDQWGVELGKKIALEADGILASGKGVDSLDDSSNHLIQKVLAGQTAR; from the coding sequence ATGTCGATCACCCAAACATCCGCATGGCAAGCGCTCAAAGACCACGCAGAGCACGGTATGCGCGATGTGCACATCAAATCCCTGTTTGCTGAAGGTGCACGTTTCAACGATTTCTCCCGTGAAGGCGCAGGCCTGCTGCTGGATTTCTCCAAGCAGCGCGTGAGCAAGGAAACCGTCGAACTGCTGCTGGCGCTGGCGCGTGAAGCCGGTGTTGAACAGGCTATCGCTCAGCTGATGCGCGGTGATCGCATCAACACCACCGAAGACCGCTCGGCGCTGCATACCGCACTGCGTCTGCCGGCCGATGACGAACTGCAGGTTGGCGACCAGAACGTCGTGGCTGACGTTCACGCTGCTCTGGCGGACATGGAGCGACTGGTCAAGTCACTGCACAACGGTGAATGGAAAGGCGTGACCGGCAAGCAGATCACTGACGTGGTCAACTTGGGCGTCGGCGGTTCCGACCTCGGTCCGTTGATGGTGTCTACTGCGCTGGAAGGTTTTGAACCGGCTGGCGTCAAACACATCAACATCCACTTTGCGTCTACCATCGACGGTACTCAGCTGGCCGATATTCTGCCGACGCTGAACCCGGAAACGACGCTGTTCGTCTACTCCTCTAAATCTTTCGGCACCATCGACACCAAAGCCAACGCCGATACCGCACTGGTATGGCTGGGCGAAGGCACAGGCAAAACCGAAAAAGAAATCAAGGCTCAGCACTTCATTGGTGTGTCTACTCAGACAGCCAAAATGGATGAATGGGGCTTTGCTCCGGCTCACCAGCTCAAGTTCTGGGATTGGGTCGGCGGTCGCTACTCCCTGTGGAGCGCCATCGGTTTCGCCATCGCGCTGAAGATCGGCATGGACAACTTCCGTCGTCTGCTGTCTGGTGCGCATGCGATGGACGAGCACTTCCGCCATACACCGCTCGAAAACAACCTGCCGGTGCTGTTCGGTCTGCTGGGCATTTGGAACACTGACTTCCTCGATATCCGCTCTCTGGCCGTACTGCCGTACGATGGCCGTCTGCGCTATCTGCCGGGCTACTTCCAGCAGCTCGAAATGGAATCCAACGGTAAATCCGTTACTAACGACGGCAAGATCGTTGACTACTCTACTTGCCCGGTACTGTGGGGTGAAGTGGGCCCGAACGGCCAGCACGCGTTCTACCAGCTGCTGCACCAAGGCACGCAGTCGGTCGCCTGTGACTTCATCGCGCCGATCAATCGCTACGATGAAATCGAAGACGAAGGCCTGCGCGAAAGCTTCAAGACTCAGCACCGTCTGGCGCTGGCCAACTGCTTTGCACAGTCCCGCGTACTGATGCTGGGTAACGACGCGATCCGCGACCAGGGCGAAACGCCGTACTACAAACGCTATGCCGGTAACCAGCCGTCCAGCACCATTCTGGTCGATCGCATCGCACCGGAAACGCTGGGTGCATTGATTGCCCTGTACGAACACAAGGTTTTCGTTCAAGGCATCATCTGGAACATCAACTCCTTCGACCAGTGGGGCGTTGAGCTCGGCAAGAAAATTGCGCTTGAAGCTGACGGCATTCTGGCCAGCGGCAAAGGCGTCGACTCTCTGGACGATTCCAGCAATCACCTCATCCAGAAAGTACTGGCCGGTCAGACAGCTCGCTGA
- the cmoA gene encoding carboxy-S-adenosyl-L-methionine synthase CmoA, whose protein sequence is MPHDSLFATPQDAIARFSFDEKVAACFPDMISRSVPGYGQITAMVGVMARRYLPEQAHVYDLGCSHGAATLALCQQLEGRVPDITAVDLSPAMIAQARQHLETHLPVEAFERIRLIEGDICTLELKPSDMIIINFTLQFLPPEQRLLVISRLHHALKPGGILILSEKITCDDPEAERILYALHHDFKRANGYSDLEISQKRTALEDVMRTDTLSAHHARLAEAGFVRHFTWFQYLNFASLIAFKE, encoded by the coding sequence ATGCCCCACGACTCGCTTTTTGCCACACCCCAGGACGCTATCGCGCGCTTTTCGTTCGACGAAAAGGTCGCGGCCTGTTTTCCTGACATGATCAGCCGGTCGGTACCCGGCTACGGTCAGATCACCGCCATGGTGGGCGTGATGGCACGCCGCTATCTGCCCGAGCAGGCTCATGTCTACGATCTGGGCTGCTCCCACGGTGCAGCAACGCTGGCGCTGTGCCAGCAACTCGAAGGTCGCGTACCGGACATCACCGCCGTCGATCTATCGCCGGCCATGATCGCTCAAGCCCGGCAGCATCTCGAAACTCATCTGCCGGTCGAGGCCTTCGAACGCATACGGTTGATCGAGGGCGATATCTGCACGCTTGAACTGAAGCCGTCGGACATGATCATCATCAACTTCACGCTGCAGTTTTTGCCGCCAGAGCAGCGACTGCTCGTGATATCGCGACTGCATCACGCCCTTAAGCCGGGGGGAATACTGATTCTTTCCGAGAAGATCACCTGTGATGATCCTGAGGCGGAACGCATCCTGTATGCCCTTCACCATGACTTCAAACGTGCCAATGGCTATTCCGATCTCGAAATCAGTCAAAAACGAACGGCGCTAGAAGACGTCATGCGGACGGACACACTGTCAGCCCACCATGCTCGCCTGGCAGAAGCAGGCTTTGTTCGCCACTTCACCTGGTTCCAGTACCTGAATTTCGCTTCGCTGATCGCGTTCAAGGAATAA
- the cmoB gene encoding tRNA 5-methoxyuridine(34)/uridine 5-oxyacetic acid(34) synthase CmoB, which yields MPHTILPLSHQALYNAFVEHGLVDWLARLPQQLADGLDRKRHGDLPGWESAVAKLPPIPASRTVALDRDAVTVEAELPPGDQARAHSLLRSLMPWRKGPYSLCGTDIDTEWRSDLKWQRVQPHISPLAGRRVLDVGGGNGYHGWRMAGEGASFVLVIDPSPRFFYQFQAVRHFIGDHPQGNRVHLLPVGIEDVPEQLSWFDTVFSMGVFYHRRDPLGHLMQLLAALRPGGELVLETLVVEGDEHTVLMPGERYAQMPNVYFLPSTQALCHWLSRCGFENARVVDEALTTSEEQRRTDWMTFQSLNDFLDPDDASLTVEGYPAPRRAVIVAQRPAR from the coding sequence ATGCCCCACACCATCTTACCCCTCTCCCATCAGGCGCTCTATAACGCCTTCGTCGAGCATGGCCTCGTAGACTGGCTGGCGCGCCTGCCCCAGCAGCTGGCCGATGGACTCGATCGCAAGCGCCACGGTGACCTGCCCGGCTGGGAAAGCGCGGTCGCCAAGCTGCCGCCCATTCCCGCCTCGCGCACGGTCGCCCTCGACCGCGATGCAGTCACCGTCGAGGCTGAACTGCCACCCGGCGATCAGGCGCGAGCACACAGTTTGCTGCGCTCGCTGATGCCGTGGCGCAAAGGGCCGTATTCACTGTGCGGCACGGACATCGACACCGAGTGGCGCTCGGATCTTAAATGGCAGCGTGTCCAACCGCACATCAGCCCGCTAGCCGGACGTCGAGTGCTCGACGTGGGCGGTGGCAACGGCTATCACGGCTGGCGCATGGCAGGAGAAGGTGCCTCGTTCGTACTGGTTATCGACCCTTCGCCACGTTTCTTCTACCAGTTTCAAGCCGTGCGCCATTTCATCGGCGACCACCCGCAGGGCAATCGCGTTCACCTACTGCCCGTCGGTATTGAAGACGTGCCTGAACAGCTGAGCTGGTTCGACACCGTCTTTTCGATGGGGGTGTTCTACCACCGCCGTGACCCGTTGGGCCATCTGATGCAGCTGCTCGCTGCACTGCGCCCGGGCGGCGAACTGGTGCTGGAAACCCTGGTCGTGGAAGGCGATGAACATACTGTGCTAATGCCCGGCGAACGCTACGCGCAGATGCCTAACGTCTACTTTTTGCCGTCGACACAGGCACTGTGCCACTGGCTGTCCCGCTGTGGTTTCGAAAATGCGCGCGTCGTCGACGAAGCACTGACCACATCGGAAGAGCAGCGTCGCACTGACTGGATGACGTTCCAGTCGCTCAACGATTTCCTCGATCCCGACGATGCCAGCCTGACGGTGGAAGGCTATCCCGCCCCCCGCCGTGCCGTCATCGTTGCCCAACGACCTGCTCGTTGA
- a CDS encoding metallophosphoesterase family protein: MRIVQLSDIHLLADTEGQVRGHYPDWHAQVVLGKVPEYAPDHIVVVGDISDDGSEASYERAKRYLNGCGVPWSWLPGNHDAEPPMSTFAPMAAAVDLGPVELLQLDSHINDEGHEEGHLGEDQLQWLDERLRVTTRPVIVALHHPPLLLPSRWMNDIALEDRDSLWEILDDYPHVRGVLAGHIHYPLDEERDGVRVLTAPAVIDQFTPGSDVFEVDEQALPGFRIIDVSDATGEIEHTEVVRVSIPDRDSGDASAAVASSENEQEDAAHAIAEGDAQA, encoded by the coding sequence ATGCGCATAGTGCAGCTGTCCGACATACATCTGCTGGCAGATACAGAAGGTCAGGTAAGAGGTCATTATCCGGACTGGCACGCACAGGTCGTACTGGGCAAGGTGCCCGAGTATGCCCCTGACCATATCGTGGTCGTGGGCGATATCAGCGACGATGGTTCCGAAGCGTCATACGAACGCGCAAAACGGTACCTCAATGGGTGTGGCGTGCCTTGGAGCTGGCTGCCCGGCAACCACGATGCCGAACCGCCCATGTCGACGTTTGCGCCGATGGCGGCGGCCGTTGATCTGGGGCCGGTCGAACTGCTGCAGCTGGATAGCCATATCAATGATGAAGGGCATGAAGAAGGTCATCTGGGCGAAGATCAGCTGCAGTGGCTCGACGAGCGTCTGCGCGTTACGACGCGCCCAGTGATCGTAGCACTGCATCATCCGCCGTTGCTGCTGCCGTCGCGCTGGATGAACGATATCGCGCTGGAAGATCGCGATTCGCTGTGGGAAATCCTCGACGATTACCCGCATGTGCGCGGCGTGCTGGCCGGCCATATCCACTATCCGCTGGATGAAGAGCGCGATGGCGTGCGCGTACTGACCGCGCCAGCCGTTATCGACCAGTTCACGCCGGGAAGCGATGTTTTTGAGGTGGATGAACAGGCGTTGCCGGGGTTCCGCATCATTGACGTCAGCGATGCCACCGGTGAAATCGAACATACGGAAGTGGTGCGCGTCAGCATCCCTGACCGTGACAGCGGTGATGCATCAGCAGCAGTGGCATCAAGCGAAAATGAACAAGAGGATGCGGCTCACGCCATCGCCGAGGGCGATGCGCAGGCATGA
- a CDS encoding DUF1249 domain-containing protein, which translates to MTRRAYTTDLRSLQKECASNFFRLERLLGDHEAGDERVIALADEYRHFGLLHVEVLERAPYTTMLRITQRGVLDHLMEVPCMRVHMYHDVSLAEVTDFQRQRHFQGRYRYPNPYMHQPDEKLQLNRFLGEWLTHALEHGMVVEAPSLG; encoded by the coding sequence ATGACACGACGCGCCTACACCACCGATCTTCGCAGCCTACAGAAGGAATGCGCGAGCAATTTCTTCCGGCTGGAGCGTCTGTTGGGCGATCATGAGGCGGGCGATGAGCGGGTGATCGCCCTCGCCGACGAATATCGTCACTTCGGGCTGCTTCATGTGGAGGTGCTCGAACGCGCGCCCTATACCACCATGCTGCGCATCACGCAGCGTGGTGTGCTTGATCATTTGATGGAAGTGCCGTGTATGCGCGTGCACATGTACCACGATGTCAGTCTTGCCGAAGTGACGGATTTTCAGCGTCAGCGCCATTTCCAAGGGCGTTACCGCTATCCCAACCCCTATATGCATCAGCCTGACGAAAAGTTGCAGCTCAACCGATTCCTTGGGGAGTGGCTGACGCATGCGCTTGAGCACGGCATGGTGGTGGAAGCGCCATCGCTAGGATAG
- a CDS encoding NUDIX domain-containing protein yields the protein MSTESSSDARLDVTYGVDDYQDQGGETLYKGFFTFERRHYRYRRFDGGWSDTVDREVHVRPDAVGVLLYDPKRDVVVLVEQIRAGIVARLAHGQSAHSPWLLEPVAGLIDRDETPEEVARREAEEEANCKVTELIPLYRYYTSPGASCEQFYLFCALVDSAPLGGIHGLEEENEDIRVRTFSFTDISEMMKNGRIDNAMALISLQWLAAERSSLRARS from the coding sequence ATGAGTACGGAATCCTCATCGGACGCACGTCTTGATGTGACCTACGGCGTCGATGACTATCAGGATCAAGGTGGAGAAACGCTCTATAAAGGCTTCTTCACCTTCGAGCGGCGTCACTACCGCTATCGTCGCTTCGACGGCGGCTGGAGCGATACCGTTGACCGCGAAGTTCATGTTCGCCCCGATGCCGTAGGCGTGCTGCTGTATGACCCTAAGCGCGATGTTGTGGTGTTAGTCGAACAGATTCGTGCCGGGATCGTGGCGCGGCTTGCACACGGTCAGAGCGCCCACTCGCCGTGGCTGCTAGAACCGGTAGCCGGGCTTATCGACCGTGATGAAACGCCGGAAGAAGTAGCGCGCCGCGAAGCAGAAGAAGAAGCCAACTGCAAGGTCACCGAGCTGATCCCACTGTACCGCTACTACACCAGCCCTGGGGCATCCTGCGAGCAGTTCTACCTGTTCTGTGCGCTGGTCGACAGCGCGCCGTTGGGCGGCATCCATGGGCTGGAAGAAGAGAACGAAGATATCCGTGTCCGCACCTTCTCTTTCACTGACATCAGCGAGATGATGAAGAACGGCCGGATTGACAATGCCATGGCCTTGATCAGCTTGCAGTGGTTGGCCGCCGAGCGGTCGAGTCTGCGAGCCAGGAGTTGA
- the greB gene encoding transcription elongation factor GreB, which produces MKGRNMTRWRDPAKDPRQEHKTDLITPEGFQRMHSLYEHLRYERRPLISQKVAEAAAQGDRSENADYTYNKRELNRTLSRIRYLGKRLDALKVVDRLPAQRDRVFFSAWVTLEDLDSDAGEELNIRIVGPDETDNKRHWISIDAPLSRALLGKTLDDEVNVQTPEGPRTWLITDIRYATPEGTA; this is translated from the coding sequence ATGAAAGGCCGCAATATGACCCGCTGGCGCGATCCCGCCAAGGACCCTCGCCAAGAGCACAAGACGGATCTGATCACGCCGGAAGGCTTTCAACGCATGCACTCGCTCTATGAGCACCTGCGCTACGAGCGCCGCCCGCTGATATCACAGAAAGTGGCCGAAGCCGCCGCACAGGGCGACCGCAGCGAAAATGCGGATTACACCTATAACAAACGAGAGCTGAATCGCACGCTGAGCCGCATTCGTTACCTAGGCAAGCGCCTTGATGCACTGAAGGTGGTCGACCGGCTACCCGCCCAGCGTGACCGCGTCTTCTTCAGTGCATGGGTAACACTCGAAGACCTCGACAGCGATGCAGGAGAGGAACTGAATATCCGTATAGTGGGGCCAGATGAGACGGATAACAAGCGGCACTGGATCAGCATTGACGCGCCTCTGTCGCGCGCACTGCTCGGTAAAACACTGGATGACGAGGTGAATGTGCAGACCCCAGAAGGCCCTCGAACGTGGCTGATCACGGATATCCGGTACGCCACACCGGAAGGAACGGCCTGA
- a CDS encoding TerC/Alx family metal homeostasis membrane protein — MLVGHSDERCVANDNDMTAKQESLTVENTLQVPGWVWGVTLLVTLGLFIFDFVAHVRKPHAPTLKESAVWSAFFIALAILFGIGLTWLTGPTHGGEFFAGFVTEKSLSVDNLFVFALIMAKFSIPPRFQQKALLIGVGMALVMRGGLIALGAAALERYSWLFYLFGLFLLYSAVKLIIEHFAHNDDSEEMPKILVWLQRWLPISDKVDSPHLLEHQTDAQGRRRWVATPIMAVVIALGITDLLFAFDSIPAIYGLTSSAYIVFTANAFALLGLIQLYFLLHGLMSKLTYLGVGLSCLLAFIGVKLVLHALHQNTLPFINDGQPLHGVPDIGTGLSLSIIGVILGLTVMASLIKGRQQA, encoded by the coding sequence ATGCTGGTAGGACACAGCGATGAACGCTGTGTCGCCAACGATAATGATATGACCGCTAAGCAGGAGAGTCTTACTGTGGAAAATACGCTTCAGGTGCCCGGCTGGGTCTGGGGTGTCACGTTATTGGTGACGCTGGGCCTGTTTATCTTTGATTTCGTGGCGCACGTGCGTAAACCTCACGCCCCCACCTTGAAGGAATCTGCCGTTTGGTCGGCCTTCTTCATCGCGTTGGCCATTCTGTTCGGGATTGGGCTGACGTGGCTGACCGGGCCGACGCACGGCGGTGAGTTCTTCGCTGGGTTTGTGACCGAGAAGAGCCTGTCCGTCGACAACCTGTTCGTCTTCGCCCTCATCATGGCCAAGTTCTCGATTCCTCCACGCTTCCAGCAGAAGGCGCTGCTGATCGGGGTCGGAATGGCATTGGTGATGCGTGGCGGTCTGATTGCCTTGGGTGCGGCAGCGCTTGAACGCTACAGCTGGCTGTTCTATCTGTTTGGGCTGTTCCTGCTCTATAGCGCCGTCAAACTGATTATCGAGCACTTCGCACATAACGATGACAGCGAAGAGATGCCGAAGATCCTCGTATGGTTGCAGCGTTGGCTACCGATCAGTGACAAAGTCGACAGTCCGCATCTGTTGGAGCATCAGACCGATGCGCAAGGGCGTCGGCGCTGGGTCGCTACCCCAATTATGGCGGTGGTGATCGCGCTGGGTATCACCGATCTGCTGTTTGCTTTCGACTCCATACCGGCGATCTATGGCCTGACGTCGTCGGCCTATATCGTGTTCACTGCTAACGCGTTTGCTTTGCTGGGGCTGATTCAGCTGTACTTCCTGCTGCACGGCCTGATGTCGAAGCTGACCTATCTGGGCGTAGGGCTGTCATGCCTGCTGGCCTTCATCGGCGTCAAACTGGTACTGCATGCTTTGCACCAGAACACACTGCCGTTCATCAACGACGGTCAGCCGCTGCATGGTGTACCCGATATCGGTACCGGCCTATCACTGTCGATCATCGGTGTGATTCTGGGACTCACCGTGATGGCTAGCCTGATCAAGGGGCGCCAGCAAGCGTAA